The following are encoded together in the Ranitomeya imitator isolate aRanImi1 chromosome 4, aRanImi1.pri, whole genome shotgun sequence genome:
- the LOC138674785 gene encoding olfactory receptor 6B9-like, which yields MKNKRTMETPDVNNLTDIKEFVLLGFQGSSQLRIVLFCVLLVIFLVTIYGNLLIITLVSTSKNLHTPMYFFISQLSISDILLISDIAPNILYVLMNKGGTIAFIGCMTQIYFFSATESFECLLLTVMCYDRYVAICNPLRYTSIMTSGNCVILSISSWLLSFFASLIYIIIISRLKFCGSNVIDHLFCDLVPLQDIACSDTFPVKLQMYLLSIPLLIIPSIIFIVSYVKIIRAILQISSNISRQKAFSTCSSHLTVVSIFYTTLFSVYILPKSEQTSDINKITSLQYTVFTPLINPIIYSFRNKDIKGNLRLPKCFFKWQARL from the exons ATGAAAAATAAGAGGACCATGGAAACGCCTGAT GTGAACAATCTGACTGATATTAAAGAGTTTGTACTCTTAGGTTTTCAAGGCAGTTCACAGCTAAGAATTGTACTCTTCTGTGTACTTCTTGTGATATTCTTGGTGACAATATATGGGAATCTCCTGATCATCACCCTGGTGTCCACCAGCAAGAACCTCCACACTCCAATGTacttcttcatctcacaactgTCCATCAGTGACATCTTACTGATTTCAGATATTGCCCCCAACATTCTCTACGTTTTAATGAATAAAGGAGGGACCATTGCTTTTATTGGTTGCATGACCCAAATTTATTTCTTTAGTGCCACAGAATCATTTGAATGCCTTCTCCTCACGGTGATGTGTTATGACAGATATGTGGCCATCTGTAATCCCCTCCGTTATACCTCTATAATGACAAGTGGAAATTGTGTGATATTGTCCATCAGTTCTTGGTTGCTCAGTTTCTTTGCGTCACTCATTTACATTATAATAATATCCAGGTTAAAGTTCTGTGGGTCTAATGTTATTGACCATCTATTCTGTGATCTTGTTCCCTTACAAGACATTGCATGTTCGGATACTTTTCCTGTAAAACTACAAATGTATTTATTAAGTATTCCACTGTTGATTATTCCCAGCATAATATTTATTGTTAGCTACGTGAAGATTATCCGTGCCATTTTACAGATTTCATCTAATATCAGTagacagaaagccttctccacctgcagTTCCCACCTCACCGTGGTCTCCATATTTTACACAACTCTTTTCAGTGTGTATATTCTTCCAAAAAGTGAACAAACATCAGATATTAATAAAATCACATCCCTTCAATACACTGTATTTACCCCCTTGATTAATCCCATAATTTATAGTTTTAGAAATAAAGACATTAAAGGTAATCTTCGACTTCCCAAATGTTTTTTCAAATGGCAAGCACGGTTATGA